A window of Acidobacteriota bacterium genomic DNA:
TATCAGGAATTCATTACCAGCCGAGCCGGACGCGTCGAATACTGGCGGCAGAAAGTCGCCATGTGGCCGGAAATGCGCGACGCCCAGCCAAACGCCGGGCATCGAGCGTTTGCCGAATTGGAACGCCAAGGCAAACTGCGCGCAATGATTTCCCAAAACATTGACGGATTGCATCAGAAAGCAGGAAATACCAACGTCATCGAATTGCACGGAACGACGGTTGAATGCGAATGCCTGACCTGCGGCGCGCGCATTTCGATGGATGAAGCCGTCGAGCGCGTAACGAGTGGCGACCTAGCACCGGGGTGCGACGGCTGCGGAGGCTTGCTCAAACCAGCGACGATTTCCTTCGGCCAATCCATGCCCGCGCTGGCCATGCAAGCCGCCGCCGAAGCCTGCCAGGATTGCGATGTCTTTCTGGCCGTAGGCTCTTCGCTGGTGGTTTATCCTGCGGCGGCATTCCCTGAAATCGCCAAACAATCCGGCGCGGCACTGGTCATTATCAACCGCACGCCAACGCCGCTGGATGGCATTGCCGATTTGGTGCTGAACGATGAGATCGGAAAAGCGTTGCCCAGACTTGTCGGTATGAATATCCAGTGACGCAATTTCTCAGCTACGAACATGCATCTGATTTCAGCAAAGATGTTTGCATTTCAAACATAGAGGTATTTCCTGCTGGTAAAAACTACGGTTCACTGTAAGTGACAATAGTTCGGTCGAAAACAGGCAACGAGTTGCTAAACCTTGTGTCAGGAACGACATGCCGTCTTAGCCTGAAGATGCTCAAACTGTGGCACTGCAAATGCTGAGATGTTGCCGACCCCGATCTGTTTGATCAGCCCCGTTCTGTTCAAATCGCTGCATCCCAAGCGATTTCCTGTCTCCGCAATTCTCCGCAAGCAAAAAACACAAACTTAAACTACGCCTTTCGCTGGGCTACCTAGGAGAAATGTATCCATGGCTACCTTGTCTTTGAACGTGAATGGTCAGAACTACAACGTGACGGTCAGCAACCCTGACATGCCACTGTTGTGGGTGTTGCGAGATTTGATTGGATTGACAGGCACAAAATACGGCTGCGGCATTGAAGTTTGCGGCGCTTGCACGGTGTTGATTAATGGCCAGCCCGAACATTCCTGTGTGTTCGATGCTTCCAGCGCCGTCGGTAAAAAAATCGTCACCATCGAAGGCCTCTCGCCCGATGGCAATCATCCGCTGCAACAAGCCTGGATTGCGCATCAAGTGCCGCAATGCGGGTTTTGCCAATCGGGAATGCTTATGAGTTGTGCCGGAGCCATGCAGGCCGGCCACACGGGCGCAAACGAGATTTTGTCCGAAGTCAAAAATTTGTGCGTCTGTGGAACCTATCAACGAGTCCGCGAAGCAGTTCAATCACTGGGATAAGGAGGGAGCAATGAATCAAACCGGAGTAGTGACAACCAAAGAAAACACGAATCCATTCGGGCGGCGCGAATTTCTGGTCACGTCAGCGGGCGGATTTTCGCTGGGATTTTTTCTGCCGGGATTTTCGCGCCTGAACGAAATCGAAGCCGAACCGCTCAGCACGGTTGATGGCACGCAAATCAACGCCTGGATCAAAATCGGCGCGGACGAAAGCATCACGGTGACGGTGGGCGCGGCAGAAATGGGGCAAGGTTCGATGTCCAGTTTGCCGCAAATCGTGGCCGAAGAATTGATGGTGGATTATGCCAACGTCAGCGCCTTGCAGGCTCCGGCCAGCCAAGCGTATCTGACGGCGGGCAGCGGCACGGTGCGGAATCAATACCTGCCGCTTCGGCGGGCGGGCGCGGCAGCGCGCGAAATGCTGATTCAGGCGGCGATGAATTTATTCGGCGGTGCGCGCGCAGATTATTCCGTCACCAACGGCATCGTCACGAATACCAAGACGAATGCTTCGATCACTTACGGACAGCTTGCACCTGCCGCGGCCCTGCTGCCCGTGCCGCCGATTACACCGACATGGCCGCCGCTGGTTCCTGACAGCGATTTCAAACTAATCGGCAAAGCTCTGCCGCGATTGGACATTCCATCCAAAACCAATGGCAGCGCAGTGTTTGGACTCGACGTTCGCCTTCCGGGAATGGTGTATGCAGTTATCAAACATTGCCCATCGTTCGGCGGCACGCTGGCCAAATTGCCCAGCAAGCCCTCTGGCGCGTTGGCCGTCGTCGCAACCAGTGTGATTCCCGCATCGGCGCGCGGTTCCGAAGTCGCTGGAAACGCCAATGCCGTTGCCGTTGTTGCCGCAAACACTTGGGACGCCTGGCAAATGGCGAAGCAATTGAAAGTGAGTTGGAACATACCGGCTTCGTCCGCCAGCATTGATAGCGCCACGTTTCAATCGCAGGCGCAATCCTTGATGGCCAGCGGAACGCCGTACATCGCAGAAAAAATCGGTGATCCGGCGACCGCGCTGGCCGGTTCCAGCAAAATGATTGATGTGACGTATTCGCTGCCGTATGTGGCGCACGCCTGCATGGAAGTGTTGAACTGCACGGTGAATCTGACGCCGACCAGTTGCGAAGTTTGGGCGCCAACGCAAGGTGCGGGAATCGTTGTCAGCACCGTCACGGCCATCACTGGGTTGGCCGCAAACCAGGTCACTGTTCACACGACGTATTTAGGCGGCGGATTGGGGCGAAAGATCGAACAGGATTACATCGCTCAGGCGGTTCAGATTGCCAAGGCGATCGGCAAACCCGTCAAGCTGATGTGGCCGCGCGAAGAAGATTTCACGCGCGACCAATACCGCCCGATGGCATTGATTCGTGGACGCGCCGGCCTGGATGATGTGGGCAATATCGTCAGTTGGTCGTATCGCACTGTGTCGCCTTCGATTCTGTCTCAACGTGGTCGAGCTTTGCCCGTCACCGGGGACAGCCAGGCGACAGAAGCCGCAACGGCGCTTCCGTACAACTTTGCCGCACGCACAACGGAATATGTTGTTCATCCTTCGCCGGTGCCGGTTGGGTTCTGGCGTTCGGTGGGAGCTTCACTGAACACTTTTGCCGTCGAAAGCATGATGGATGAACTGGCGAAATTTGCCGGAGAAGATCCGTACCTGTTTCGCCGCAACCGTTTGACCGATCCGCGCTGGATTGCAGTGTTGGACGCCGCCGCGCAATTGGGCGGATGGAATACGCCGGTTCCAAGCGGACGCGCGCGGGGCATCGCCATTTCCAAAGCCTTCAACAGCATCGTGGCGGAAGTGTTTGAAATTTCGCAAACGACAAGCGGCGTCAAAATCCACAAAGTTGCCTGCGCAATTGACTGTGGCCGACCCGTCAATCCCGATTCCATCAAAGCGCAAATGCAGGGCGGCATCGTCCACGGCATCAACGCAACGTTGTGGGGACAGCAAACGTTCAAAGCAGGCGCAGCGGTCTCCAAAAACTTCAATCGCAGCCGAATGATGCGACTGAACGAAATGCCAGTCATTTCAGTCACCATTTTGCCGCCGAATCCGAACGTCCCGATTGGTGGCATCGGTGAACCTGCTGTGCCGCCGGTTGCGCCTGCGCTGGCTAACGCCTACGCCAAATTGACCGGACAGCGGATTCGCGCGTTGCCGTTCTTCCCGAACGCGACCATGGGCGGGCTGTAATTGTTACGCAGGTGTCAGTCGCCGCATCAACAGGCAAGCGGCTTCGATGGTGAAAGCCTTCCGTAACGATCCGGCTGCTGACACTTGCGGTTCTGAACTTTGATGGGAGACACCAATGAACGAATTGAAATCTATTTGCGAAGCTTTTGAACAATATCGTCAGCGCGGACAACAAACGGCGCTGGCTTCGATTGTGTTTACGACCGGTTCCACGTATCGCCGAGCCGGCGCGCGCATGCTGATTGCCGATGACGGCGGCACTGTGGGTTCGATCAGCGGCGGATGTCTGGAAGCCGATGTCGTTGAACGCGCGTTGGAAGTGATGAAATCCGGCAAACCACTGGTGGTCAGTTACGACACGCGGTCGAATGAAGACATTTTGTGGGGAATGGGATTGGGCTGTCAGGGAGTGGTTGAAGTCCTGATTGAAAGCCTTGTGAATTCGACGCCGATTGAGATTCTGTCACGTGCAACCCGGCTCAATGAAACCTGCGTAGTCGCCACGGTGATTGGCGCATCCGCCAACAGTCATAACGTAAACGTCGGCGACAGATTGATGTTGTCCGTGGCGGGAATCGAGCGAAACCAAATCAGAAACACGGGTCTTTCGCTACAAATATCCGAAGACGCTTTTCTCGCTTTCACCGCAGGGAAATCAATGATGAAGCTGTACGGCCAGCCGGGCGAGGAAGTGAAAGTGTATCTGGAAGTGATGGAACCACCCGTCCCGCTGGTGCTGTTTGGCGCAGGAGCCGACGCGTTGCCGGTCGTGCGGTTTGCCTGCGCATTAGGATGGCATGTGACGGTGGTGGACACGCGCGCGCGCGAAGCGACGAAGGCCCGATTTGCCGAAGCCGACGATGTCATTCTGTGCCGGGCGGAAGATGTTGCCCGCCGCGTGCGTTTCAGTTCACGCACGGTCGCAGTATTGATGTCGCACAATTATCTGGACGATATGGAATTGCTGACGCAATTCCATTGTTCGCCGGTTCGCTACATTGGCGTGTTGGGGCCGCGCAAACGCACCACGCGCTTGCTCAATGACATTGTTGCGCAGGGTGGCCCGGAAATTTCCATCGAAGACAGCCGTTTGCACAGCCCTGTCGGAATTGACATCGGCGCCGACACGCCCGAAGAAATCGCGGTGTCCATCATTGCCGAAATTCGCGCAATTCTGGCGGGACGTTCAGCTTCATTCCTGAAAGAGAGGCTGACACCGATTCATACCGCCAATGGCGTCAGCCCAGCAGTGGGACAAATGCTGCACCTCAATGCAGATGATTTGCTGCCGCACGCAGCCAAACGCACGGCATTGGCAGTGGCGGCATAATGGAACAACGATGATAAATGGAGCTTCGATTGGCGCGATTGTTCTGGCGGCAGGCGTGTCGCAACGAATGGGTTCGCCCAAACAACTGCTCTCTTTCAAAGGGAACAGTTTGTTGCGACATGCTGTGCAAACGGCGCTCGGTTCTCGATGCCGTCCGGTGGTCGTGGTGCTGGGCGCGCACGCGGACAAATTGGAAAGCGAAATCAGCGATTTGCCCGTTACCAGCATCGAAAACCGTTTGTGGGCAGAAGGGATGGGGTCTTCAATCCGAACCGGCATTGCCGGGCTGGAAGGTGTGTGCGAACAAGCGGCAGGTGCATTGGTGACGTTGTGCGATCAACCTTATGTCAGTTCGCAAACACTGGATCAGTTGATTTCTGTATTTGAAGAATCCCGGCCGCTCGCTGTTGCGTCCGAATACGCCGGATCGTTAGGAGCGCCTGCTTTATTTGGCAGGGAACTGTTCGCAGAACTGGCGGCGCTGCGCAGTACGGAAGGCGCGAAACAAATTCTGAAACGGCACCAACACGATGTACTGCATCTATCCGTTCCCGAAGCCAGATGGGATGTAGATACGCCTGCCGATTATGAAAGATTGATGCAAATGAACGAAATGAAAAATTGACTGAATGATGTGGGGAGGGAGCAACGGCACAGGAGCGGGCAAGCGCCTTCTTCTGTGCCTTTGTTATTTGGGTGCCGTCTGAAGGCTCAACTCGTGATCATTCCTCGGCATTCGCCGAAACCGATG
This region includes:
- a CDS encoding NAD-dependent deacylase translates to MTFDQAAQLVAHSSRIVGFTGAGISTESGIPDFRSPNGIWANNRIIEYQEFITSRAGRVEYWRQKVAMWPEMRDAQPNAGHRAFAELERQGKLRAMISQNIDGLHQKAGNTNVIELHGTTVECECLTCGARISMDEAVERVTSGDLAPGCDGCGGLLKPATISFGQSMPALAMQAAAEACQDCDVFLAVGSSLVVYPAAAFPEIAKQSGAALVIINRTPTPLDGIADLVLNDEIGKALPRLVGMNIQ
- a CDS encoding (2Fe-2S)-binding protein, whose protein sequence is MATLSLNVNGQNYNVTVSNPDMPLLWVLRDLIGLTGTKYGCGIEVCGACTVLINGQPEHSCVFDASSAVGKKIVTIEGLSPDGNHPLQQAWIAHQVPQCGFCQSGMLMSCAGAMQAGHTGANEILSEVKNLCVCGTYQRVREAVQSLG
- a CDS encoding xanthine dehydrogenase family protein molybdopterin-binding subunit, whose translation is MNQTGVVTTKENTNPFGRREFLVTSAGGFSLGFFLPGFSRLNEIEAEPLSTVDGTQINAWIKIGADESITVTVGAAEMGQGSMSSLPQIVAEELMVDYANVSALQAPASQAYLTAGSGTVRNQYLPLRRAGAAAREMLIQAAMNLFGGARADYSVTNGIVTNTKTNASITYGQLAPAAALLPVPPITPTWPPLVPDSDFKLIGKALPRLDIPSKTNGSAVFGLDVRLPGMVYAVIKHCPSFGGTLAKLPSKPSGALAVVATSVIPASARGSEVAGNANAVAVVAANTWDAWQMAKQLKVSWNIPASSASIDSATFQSQAQSLMASGTPYIAEKIGDPATALAGSSKMIDVTYSLPYVAHACMEVLNCTVNLTPTSCEVWAPTQGAGIVVSTVTAITGLAANQVTVHTTYLGGGLGRKIEQDYIAQAVQIAKAIGKPVKLMWPREEDFTRDQYRPMALIRGRAGLDDVGNIVSWSYRTVSPSILSQRGRALPVTGDSQATEAATALPYNFAARTTEYVVHPSPVPVGFWRSVGASLNTFAVESMMDELAKFAGEDPYLFRRNRLTDPRWIAVLDAAAQLGGWNTPVPSGRARGIAISKAFNSIVAEVFEISQTTSGVKIHKVACAIDCGRPVNPDSIKAQMQGGIVHGINATLWGQQTFKAGAAVSKNFNRSRMMRLNEMPVISVTILPPNPNVPIGGIGEPAVPPVAPALANAYAKLTGQRIRALPFFPNATMGGL
- a CDS encoding XdhC family protein; translation: MNELKSICEAFEQYRQRGQQTALASIVFTTGSTYRRAGARMLIADDGGTVGSISGGCLEADVVERALEVMKSGKPLVVSYDTRSNEDILWGMGLGCQGVVEVLIESLVNSTPIEILSRATRLNETCVVATVIGASANSHNVNVGDRLMLSVAGIERNQIRNTGLSLQISEDAFLAFTAGKSMMKLYGQPGEEVKVYLEVMEPPVPLVLFGAGADALPVVRFACALGWHVTVVDTRAREATKARFAEADDVILCRAEDVARRVRFSSRTVAVLMSHNYLDDMELLTQFHCSPVRYIGVLGPRKRTTRLLNDIVAQGGPEISIEDSRLHSPVGIDIGADTPEEIAVSIIAEIRAILAGRSASFLKERLTPIHTANGVSPAVGQMLHLNADDLLPHAAKRTALAVAA
- a CDS encoding nucleotidyltransferase family protein produces the protein MINGASIGAIVLAAGVSQRMGSPKQLLSFKGNSLLRHAVQTALGSRCRPVVVVLGAHADKLESEISDLPVTSIENRLWAEGMGSSIRTGIAGLEGVCEQAAGALVTLCDQPYVSSQTLDQLISVFEESRPLAVASEYAGSLGAPALFGRELFAELAALRSTEGAKQILKRHQHDVLHLSVPEARWDVDTPADYERLMQMNEMKN